Proteins encoded in a region of the Xiphophorus couchianus chromosome 11, X_couchianus-1.0, whole genome shotgun sequence genome:
- the LOC114152876 gene encoding U2 snRNP-associated SURP motif-containing protein isoform X1, translating to MFRPCSRRPAPTEELHSGIFLQLSIWLWLQKKQQQQKKNICHNQNGGALAKDSQSFWLRLSMADRKRKPAASIKPITKKEKVELKKKEEEKAAEVFEEFVASFETSEKSKVKTFVRGGIVNATKEEEESEIKKSKLYRPATKFVPVSQHSSPTSLSDSKKSAFKKKSEEKKKSNLELFKEELKLIQEEREERHKRKKNDSEAGGEGGGYGDLDVPLSGRSMLYDDLTAPVTTNLYINCISPKMNEDLLCREFCKYGPLASVKIMWPRTDEERCRTSNRAFVAFMTRKDAERAMAALDGKVIMGFEMKLGWGKPARIPPQPLYTPAGVRVAPPPPSGLPFNAQPRDRFRNDFTKPLGSSKAELDKTLSEAVVKVVIPTERNLLFLIHRMVEFVVREGPLFEAMIMNKEKNNPDYRFLFDNKSQDHVYYRWKLFSILQGESPTKWRTAEFRLFRGGSLWRPPILNSYTERSDEGAAVEEAAPPEEEVKKGQLRAEHRQRLETLVEELTPSREDIASAMLFCLDRADAAEEVVGHISESFCSLQVPLQKKISRLYLVSDILHNSCAKVAGASYYRKYFESKLPQIFEHLHAAHKNIQARLQAEQFKQKAMNCFRAWEDWAIYPQPYLIQLQNIFLGFAKAGEEETETPEEVSGEIDGAPLDRRLTDGLPMGKTPVDDIDGCPMGWDPLDGVPVDDIDGVPLNAPIDDIDGVPLDESKLPLSRMPLSKWEKIGDSAQTDSKWDTLGEQDDEKKAHISCNSQDEDEDSESDSSADSCRSPNYEGAVFPHMSESKRKRLREVEVKVMKLQDELESGKRQKKSGMSIQQQVETYRKKLLQKEFHKDEEKTERSKSKDGQREERRHKERSKKNEDGDRRLSSKIGEKLRKSRSISPSRTKSPKWSKRSRSPSPDQKVSKSKSRSPHRSHKKAKKSKH from the exons GTTAAGCATGGcggacagaaaaagaaaaccagccGCCTCCATCAAACCGatcacaaaaaaagagaaagtagaGCTAAAGAAAAAG gaggaagagaaagCTGCTGAAGTTTTTGAAGAATTTGTTGCATCTTTTGAAACCAGTGAAAAAAGCAAAGTAAAGACTTTTGTACGTGGGGGAATTGTAAATGCGACTAAAG AGGAGGAAGAATCAGAGATCAAGAAAAGTAAGCTGTACCGACCCGCCACAAAGTTTGTCCCTGTGTCTCAACATTCCTCACCAACGTCCTTGTCTGACAGCAAAAAGTCT GCTTTCAAAAAGAAgtcagaagaaaagaagaagagcaaTCTCGAACTTTTTAAAGAGGAACTTAAGCT CATTCAGGAGGAACGTGAGGAAAGgcataaaaggaagaaaaatgactCTGAGgctggaggagaaggaggcGGATACGGAGATCTGGACGTTCCATTATCGGGACGATCAa TGCTGTACGACGACCTGACGGCCCCGGTCACCACTAATCTCTACATTAACTGCATTAGCCCCAAG atgAACGAAGACCTACTCTGCAGAGAGTTTTGTAAATATGGCCCCTTGGCCAGCGTGAAGATCATGTGGCCCCGAACGGACGAGGAGCGCTGCAGGACTTCAAACAGAGCCTTTGTGGCTTTCATGACTCGGAAAGATGCAGAGAGAGCCATGGCTGCTCTAGACG GTAAAGTGATTATGGGCTTTGAAATGAAGCTCGGATGGGGCAAACCAGCCCGTATCCCGCCTCAGCCTCTGTACACACCAGCTGGGGTGAGGGTGGCACCTCCTCCCCCATCTGGTCTCCCTTTCAACGCTCAGCCCCGGGATCGCTTCCGCAACGACTTCACAAAGCCGCTGGGCTCGTCCAAAGCAGAGCTGGACAAG ACTCTGTCCGAAGCCGTAGTCAAAGTGGTTATCCCAACCGAAAG GAATCTGTTATTCCTTATTCACAGGATGGTAGAGTTTGTGGTGCGTGAAGGCCCGTTATTTGAAGCCATGataatgaacaaagaaaaaaacaacccagaTTACAG gTTTCTTTTTGACAACAAAAGCCAAGATCATGTGTATTACCGTTGGAAACTGTTCTCTATCCTCCAG GGCGAGTCCCCGACAAAGTGGAGGACAGCAGAGTTTCGGCTGTTCAGAGGCGGCTCCTTATGGCGACCCCCCATCCTCAACAGCTACACTGAAAGGAGCGACGAGGGAGCGGCGGTCGAGGAGGCCGCTCCTCCcgaggaggaggtgaagaaggGCCAGCTCAGAGCTGA GCACCGACAGAGACTGGAGACTCTTGTGGAGGAGCTGACTCCCAGCAGGGAGGATATCGCCAGCGCCATGTTGTTCTGTCTGGACCGGGCAGATGCAGCAGAGGAAGTCGTGGGACACATTTCAGAGTCCTTTTGTTCGCTTCAAGTTCCCCTTCAGAAGAAG ATTTCTAGATTATATCTCGTGTCGGACATCTTGCACAACTCGTGCGCTAAAGTAGCCGGGGCGTCATATTATCGGAAATA TTTTGAAAGCAAGCTACCACAGATATTTGAGCATCTACATGCAgcacataaaaacattcaagCCAGACTGCAGGCTGAGCAGTTTAAG CAAAAGGCCATGAATTGTTTTAGAGCATGGGAAGACTGGGCCATATATCCCCAGCCTTATCTAATCCAGCTTCAGAACATCTTTTTGGGGTTCGCCAAAGCaggagaggaggagacggagacgcCGGAG GAGGTATCTGGTGAGATTGACGGTGCACCATTGGACAGAAGGCTTACAGACGGGCTTCCGATGGGGAAAACTCCGGTGGACGACATAGACGGCTGCCCCATGGGCTGGGACCCCCTGGACGGAGTCCCCGTTGATGACATTGATGGCGTACCCCTAAACGCTCCTATTGATGACATTGATGGAGTTCCCT TGGATGAAAGCAAACTTCCGCTCTCCAGAATGCCTTTGTCTAAATGGGAGAAGATCGGTGATAGTG cCCAAACTGACTCCAAGTGGGATACTTTAGGGGAGCAGGATGATGAAAAGAAGGCTCATATTAG CTGCAACTCGCAGGATGAAGACGAGGACTCAGAGAGTGACAGCAGTGCCGATTCCTGCAGGTCGCCCAACTATGAGGGGGCAGTTTTCCCTCATATGTCtgagagtaaaagaaaaaggctgAGGGAGGTGGAA GTAAAGGTTATGAAACTCCAAGATGAGCTGGAATCTGGAAAGAGGCAGAAGAAGTCTGGAATGAGCATACAGCAACAAGTGGAGACCTACAGgaagaagctgctgcagaag GAGTTTCACAAAGACGAAGAGAAGACTGAGAGGTCGAAGTCTAAAGACGGGCAGAGGGAAGAAAGGAGACACAAAGAGAGGAGCAAAAAAAATGAGGACGGAGACAGAAGGCTGAGCAGTAAAATTGGAGAAAAGCTGAGGAAATCAAGGAGCATCTCTCCATCAag AACAAAGTCTCCTAAATGGTCCAAACGTTCCCGATCGCCATCTCCAGACCAGAAGGTCAGCAAATCCAAGTCCCGGTCCCCGCACCGCTCCCACAAGAAGGCAAAGAAGAGCAAACACTAA
- the LOC114152876 gene encoding U2 snRNP-associated SURP motif-containing protein isoform X2 — protein sequence MFRPCSRRPAPTEELHSGIFLQLSIWLWLQKKQQQQKKNICHNQNGGALAKDSQSFWLRLSMADRKRKPAASIKPITKKEKVELKKKEEEKAAEVFEEFVASFETSEKSKVKTFVRGGIVNATKEEEESEIKKSKLYRPATKFVPVSQHSSPTSLSDSKKSAFKKKSEEKKKSNLELFKEELKLIQEEREERHKRKKNDSEAGGEGGGYGDLDVPLSGRSMLYDDLTAPVTTNLYINCISPKMNEDLLCREFCKYGPLASVKIMWPRTDEERCRTSNRAFVAFMTRKDAERAMAALDGKVIMGFEMKLGWGKPARIPPQPLYTPAGVRVAPPPPSGLPFNAQPRDRFRNDFTKPLGSSKAELDKTLSEAVVKVVIPTERNLLFLIHRMVEFVVREGPLFEAMIMNKEKNNPDYRFLFDNKSQDHVYYRWKLFSILQGESPTKWRTAEFRLFRGGSLWRPPILNSYTERSDEGAAVEEAAPPEEEVKKGQLRAEHRQRLETLVEELTPSREDIASAMLFCLDRADAAEEVVGHISESFCSLQVPLQKKISRLYLVSDILHNSCAKVAGASYYRKYFESKLPQIFEHLHAAHKNIQARLQAEQFKQKAMNCFRAWEDWAIYPQPYLIQLQNIFLGFAKAGEEETETPEVSGEIDGAPLDRRLTDGLPMGKTPVDDIDGCPMGWDPLDGVPVDDIDGVPLNAPIDDIDGVPLDESKLPLSRMPLSKWEKIGDSAQTDSKWDTLGEQDDEKKAHISCNSQDEDEDSESDSSADSCRSPNYEGAVFPHMSESKRKRLREVEVKVMKLQDELESGKRQKKSGMSIQQQVETYRKKLLQKEFHKDEEKTERSKSKDGQREERRHKERSKKNEDGDRRLSSKIGEKLRKSRSISPSRTKSPKWSKRSRSPSPDQKVSKSKSRSPHRSHKKAKKSKH from the exons GTTAAGCATGGcggacagaaaaagaaaaccagccGCCTCCATCAAACCGatcacaaaaaaagagaaagtagaGCTAAAGAAAAAG gaggaagagaaagCTGCTGAAGTTTTTGAAGAATTTGTTGCATCTTTTGAAACCAGTGAAAAAAGCAAAGTAAAGACTTTTGTACGTGGGGGAATTGTAAATGCGACTAAAG AGGAGGAAGAATCAGAGATCAAGAAAAGTAAGCTGTACCGACCCGCCACAAAGTTTGTCCCTGTGTCTCAACATTCCTCACCAACGTCCTTGTCTGACAGCAAAAAGTCT GCTTTCAAAAAGAAgtcagaagaaaagaagaagagcaaTCTCGAACTTTTTAAAGAGGAACTTAAGCT CATTCAGGAGGAACGTGAGGAAAGgcataaaaggaagaaaaatgactCTGAGgctggaggagaaggaggcGGATACGGAGATCTGGACGTTCCATTATCGGGACGATCAa TGCTGTACGACGACCTGACGGCCCCGGTCACCACTAATCTCTACATTAACTGCATTAGCCCCAAG atgAACGAAGACCTACTCTGCAGAGAGTTTTGTAAATATGGCCCCTTGGCCAGCGTGAAGATCATGTGGCCCCGAACGGACGAGGAGCGCTGCAGGACTTCAAACAGAGCCTTTGTGGCTTTCATGACTCGGAAAGATGCAGAGAGAGCCATGGCTGCTCTAGACG GTAAAGTGATTATGGGCTTTGAAATGAAGCTCGGATGGGGCAAACCAGCCCGTATCCCGCCTCAGCCTCTGTACACACCAGCTGGGGTGAGGGTGGCACCTCCTCCCCCATCTGGTCTCCCTTTCAACGCTCAGCCCCGGGATCGCTTCCGCAACGACTTCACAAAGCCGCTGGGCTCGTCCAAAGCAGAGCTGGACAAG ACTCTGTCCGAAGCCGTAGTCAAAGTGGTTATCCCAACCGAAAG GAATCTGTTATTCCTTATTCACAGGATGGTAGAGTTTGTGGTGCGTGAAGGCCCGTTATTTGAAGCCATGataatgaacaaagaaaaaaacaacccagaTTACAG gTTTCTTTTTGACAACAAAAGCCAAGATCATGTGTATTACCGTTGGAAACTGTTCTCTATCCTCCAG GGCGAGTCCCCGACAAAGTGGAGGACAGCAGAGTTTCGGCTGTTCAGAGGCGGCTCCTTATGGCGACCCCCCATCCTCAACAGCTACACTGAAAGGAGCGACGAGGGAGCGGCGGTCGAGGAGGCCGCTCCTCCcgaggaggaggtgaagaaggGCCAGCTCAGAGCTGA GCACCGACAGAGACTGGAGACTCTTGTGGAGGAGCTGACTCCCAGCAGGGAGGATATCGCCAGCGCCATGTTGTTCTGTCTGGACCGGGCAGATGCAGCAGAGGAAGTCGTGGGACACATTTCAGAGTCCTTTTGTTCGCTTCAAGTTCCCCTTCAGAAGAAG ATTTCTAGATTATATCTCGTGTCGGACATCTTGCACAACTCGTGCGCTAAAGTAGCCGGGGCGTCATATTATCGGAAATA TTTTGAAAGCAAGCTACCACAGATATTTGAGCATCTACATGCAgcacataaaaacattcaagCCAGACTGCAGGCTGAGCAGTTTAAG CAAAAGGCCATGAATTGTTTTAGAGCATGGGAAGACTGGGCCATATATCCCCAGCCTTATCTAATCCAGCTTCAGAACATCTTTTTGGGGTTCGCCAAAGCaggagaggaggagacggagacgcCGGAG GTATCTGGTGAGATTGACGGTGCACCATTGGACAGAAGGCTTACAGACGGGCTTCCGATGGGGAAAACTCCGGTGGACGACATAGACGGCTGCCCCATGGGCTGGGACCCCCTGGACGGAGTCCCCGTTGATGACATTGATGGCGTACCCCTAAACGCTCCTATTGATGACATTGATGGAGTTCCCT TGGATGAAAGCAAACTTCCGCTCTCCAGAATGCCTTTGTCTAAATGGGAGAAGATCGGTGATAGTG cCCAAACTGACTCCAAGTGGGATACTTTAGGGGAGCAGGATGATGAAAAGAAGGCTCATATTAG CTGCAACTCGCAGGATGAAGACGAGGACTCAGAGAGTGACAGCAGTGCCGATTCCTGCAGGTCGCCCAACTATGAGGGGGCAGTTTTCCCTCATATGTCtgagagtaaaagaaaaaggctgAGGGAGGTGGAA GTAAAGGTTATGAAACTCCAAGATGAGCTGGAATCTGGAAAGAGGCAGAAGAAGTCTGGAATGAGCATACAGCAACAAGTGGAGACCTACAGgaagaagctgctgcagaag GAGTTTCACAAAGACGAAGAGAAGACTGAGAGGTCGAAGTCTAAAGACGGGCAGAGGGAAGAAAGGAGACACAAAGAGAGGAGCAAAAAAAATGAGGACGGAGACAGAAGGCTGAGCAGTAAAATTGGAGAAAAGCTGAGGAAATCAAGGAGCATCTCTCCATCAag AACAAAGTCTCCTAAATGGTCCAAACGTTCCCGATCGCCATCTCCAGACCAGAAGGTCAGCAAATCCAAGTCCCGGTCCCCGCACCGCTCCCACAAGAAGGCAAAGAAGAGCAAACACTAA
- the wdr44 gene encoding WD repeat-containing protein 44, protein MASDTSDNEEFYDAPEDVTLSPKETPAKLVIPSPQETSEGLVNPVENVTCASTETQQDDSLQIIDSIIEESQKGCAIDVCEVVELLDQLQVDVKPEPKEESEAGGVPLETTVLVVAPELVKGSEERQESVTTNGEFALAAAELPTLPGPSAESQERVQPPDLTSSIAHSQADAAAALVAEAEKEQRQADILDQVPLTDRLVPTDSPGPLKPPRQFTVEPDIVASTKKPPPTRPPPPGGGPPPRPPPPSCHSLPSRMSQECVRPSGLEVSAVSSVSGDSLEPPGLMSPSSTVRCLTKDLQHSLDLASATSGDKVVTAQENEDEPALSQSGGQTPGPQRPRSNSGRELTDEEILASVMIKNLDTGEEIPLIQAEEKLPTGINPLTLHIMRRTKEYITNDAAQSDDDEKSQAPLTDTDGGKLKQRTTQLKKFLGKSVKKAKHFAEEYGEKAVNKVKSVRDEVFHTDPDDPSSSDDEGMPYTRPAKFKAAHSFKGPSDFDQIKVVQDLSGEHTGAVWTMKFSHCGRLLATAGQDNIVRIWVLKTAFDYFNNMRLKYNTEGRVSPSPSQESLCSSKSDTDPGASSAPEDPDTEDRNAPFRQVPFCKYKGHTADLLDLSWSKNFFLLSSSMDKTVRLWHISRRECLCCFQHIDFVTAIAFHPRDDRYFLSGSLDGKLRLWNIPDKKVALWNEVDGQTRLITAANFCQNGKYAVIGTYDGRCIFYDTERLKYHTQIHVRSTRGRNKVGRKITGIEPLPGENKILVTSNDSRIRLYDLRDLSLSMKYKGYVNSSSQIKASFSHDYSFIVSGSEDKYVYIWSTYHDLSKFTSVRRDRNDFWEGIKAHNAVVTSAVFAPHPDLIVPQETLAEKPEADRKSLDSTDSETIPSGALKTDHTEVLLSADFTGAIKVFINVKKY, encoded by the exons ATGGCGTCAGATACAAGTGACAACGAAGAATTCTACGATGCTCCAGAGGACGTCACCTTGTCTCCGAAAGA GACTCCTGCAAAGCTTGTCATTCCTTCACCTCAG GAGACGTCAGAGGGTTTGGTGAATCCAGTAGAAAATGTGACCTGTGCCTCAACGGAAACTCAGCAGGATGATTCTCTGCAG ATCATTGATAGCATCATCGAGGAGAGTCAAAAAGGATGCGCTATCGATGTCTGCGAGGTGGTTGAGTTGTTGGATCAACTGCAGGTTGATGTGAAACCTGAGCCAAAAGAAGAGTCGGAAGCTGGGGGCGTTCCCCTGGAGACGACCGTCCTGGTCGTCGCACCTGAACTTGTCAAGGGGTCAGAGGAGCGACAGGAAAGCGTTACGACAAATGGAGAATTCGCTTTAGCCGCTGCCGAACTCCCAACTCTGCCTGGACCTTCAGCCGAGTCACAAGAGCGAGTTCAGCCTCCGGACCTCACCAGCAGCATAGCTCACAGTCAGGCGGACGCTGCCGCCGCTCTGGTGGCGGAAGCGGAGAAGGAGCAGAGACAGGCAGACATCTTGGACCAAGTTCCCTTAACAGACAGGCTGGTTCCAACAGACTCGCCGGGGCCCTTGAAACCCCCCCGACAATTCACAGTAGAACCCGATATCGTAGCCAGCACTAAGAAGCCTCCTCCCACGCGGCCACCGCCTCCTGGTGGGGGTCCACCGCCCAGACCTCCACCACCGTCTTGCCACAGCTTACCCTCCAGGATGTCTCAGGAATGTGTGAGGCCAAGTGGACTGGAAG TATCTGCGGTGAGTTCGGTTAGCGGTGATTCTCTGGAGCCGCCTGGCCTGATGTCTCCCTCCAGCACAGTGAGGTGTCTAACTAAAGACCTGCAGCATTCCCTGGATCTGGCCAGCGCCACGAGTGGAGACAAGGTGGTGACGGCACAG GAAAATGAGGATGAACCAGCCTTGTCCCAGAGTGGAGGACAAACCCCTGGCCCTCAGCGTCCTCGTTCTAACTCTGGCAGAGAACTGACAGACGAA GAAATACTGGCCAGTGTCATGATCAAGAACTTGGACACTGGAGAGGAGATTCCCTTGATTCAAGCTGAGGAGAAACTTCCTACAGGAATCAACCCTCTCACTCTGCACATCATGAGAAGGACCAAGGAGTACATAAC TAACGATGCGGCGCAGTCGGATGACGATGAAAAGTCTCAGGCTCCGCTGACGGACACGGATGGAGgaaaactgaagcagagaac GACCCAGCTGAAAAAATTCCTGGGCAAATCTGTGAAGAAAGCCAAGCACTTTGCTGAGGAATATGGGGAGAAAGCAGTCAATAAAGTGAAAAGTGTGCGTGATGAAG TGTTCCACACAGATCCCGATGATCCTTCCTCCAGTGATGATGAGGGTATGCCCTACACCAGACCGGCCAAGTTCAAGGCAGCTCACAGCTTCAAGGGTCCCTCCGACTTTGACCAGATTAAGGTTGTGCAGGATTTGAGCGGAGAGCACACG GGAGCTGTTTGGACAATGAAGTTTTCTCATTGCGGGAGGCTTCTGGCGACTGCAGGCCAGGATAATATTGTTCGCATCTGGGTCCTGAAGACCGCCTTTGACTACTTCAATAATATGAGATTAAAGTACAACACTGAAG GTCGagtttctccttctccttctcagGAAAGCTTGTGCTCGTCTAAATCTGACACAGATCCAGGG GCAAGCTCTGCCCCAGAGGACCCAGACACCGAAGACAGAAATGCCCCTTTCCGCCAAGTTCCCTTCTGCAAGTACAAGGGTCACACAGCCGACCTGTTGGACTTGTCCTGGTCAAAG AACTTTTTCCTGCTCTCGTCGTCCATGGATAAGACGGTTAGATTATGGCACATATCCAGGAGAGAGTGCCTCTGCTGCTTTCAGCACATTGATTTTGTCACAGCCATCGCTTTCCACCCCAGA GATGACAGATACTTTTTAAGCGGTTCTCTGGACGGCAAACTCCGACTTTGGAACATTCCAGACAAGAAGGTGGCTTTGTGGAACGAGGTGGACGGTCAAACACGACTCATCACCGCCGCCAACTTCTGCCAAAACGGAAAATACGCCGTCATCGGCACCTACGATGGACGCTGCATCTTCTACGACACAGAG CGACTGAAATACCACACTCAAATTCACGTGAGGTCAACTAGAGGGAGGAACAAAGTAGGCCGCAAAATTACCGGCATTGAGCCTCTGCCTGGAGAAAACAAG ATTTTGGTTACCTCAAATGATTCCCGCATTCGCCTTTATGACCTGAGGGACTTGTCTCTGTCCATGAAGTACAAGGGTTATGtcaacagcagcagccagaTTAAAGCCAGCTTCAG CCATGACTACTCCTTCATCGTCAGTGGCTCAGAAGATAAATACGTTTACATCTGGAGCACTTACCATGATTTGAGCAAATTCACATCTGTACGACGAGACCGCAATGACTTCTGGGAAGGAATTAAAG cACACAACGCAGTGGTCACCTCCGCCGTATTTGCCCCCCATCCAGATCTTATTGTCCCTCAAGAAACACTCGCAGAGAAACCAGAAGCGGACCGCAAGAGCCTGGACTCCACCGACTCCGAGACGATACCATCAG GAGCCCTGAAAACCGATCACACGGAGGTTCTGCTCTCTGCTGACTTCACGGGAGcaattaaagtttttatcaaCGTCAAAAAGTACTGA